From the Magnetovibrio sp. genome, one window contains:
- a CDS encoding Hsp20/alpha crystallin family protein, producing MDPLRQLAAKVADFFAPAAEASHTQDHYEISLELPGVPEENIAIRIERNMLTVSGEKKFHRLHDGQDFFFSEFSYGKFQRSFRLPEDADEDHVKATYTDGVLSITVPKKAVGATGKKIKITKSV from the coding sequence ATGGATCCGTTAAGACAGTTGGCGGCAAAGGTCGCAGATTTTTTCGCGCCTGCCGCCGAAGCGTCCCACACCCAAGATCACTACGAAATCAGCCTCGAATTGCCGGGTGTTCCGGAGGAAAACATTGCCATCCGTATCGAACGCAACATGCTGACCGTATCGGGTGAAAAAAAGTTTCATCGCCTGCATGACGGACAAGATTTCTTTTTCTCCGAATTTTCATACGGCAAATTTCAGCGTTCGTTCCGCTTGCCGGAAGATGCGGATGAAGATCATGTGAAGGCAACGTATACGGACGGCGTGCTCAGCATCACGGTGCCCAAAAAAGCCGTCGGTGCGACGGGGAAAAAGATCAAGATCACCAAGTCGGTATAG
- the phaR gene encoding polyhydroxyalkanoate synthesis repressor PhaR: MADANRADGPITIKKYANRRLYNTATSSYVTLDHLAQMVRDGVDFVVHDAKSGEDITRQVLTHIIVEEEAKGDSMLPLSFLRQLISLYGDSLQSMVPSYLEQTMKAFSGNQDQMRELMDQAFGANAALKPFEEIARQNMAMFENAMKMFNPMAASGGEGTSYGGTAKSAPPQDEGDMEEMRAQLDQLQKQLNELSKRS, translated from the coding sequence ATGGCAGATGCCAATCGGGCCGATGGGCCCATTACAATTAAAAAGTACGCCAATCGGCGTCTCTACAACACCGCGACCAGCAGCTATGTGACCTTGGACCACTTGGCGCAAATGGTGCGCGACGGTGTGGATTTTGTCGTCCACGACGCAAAATCCGGCGAGGACATCACCCGCCAGGTTCTCACCCACATCATCGTGGAAGAAGAAGCCAAGGGCGACAGCATGCTGCCGCTGAGTTTCTTGCGTCAGCTGATTTCGCTTTATGGCGACAGCCTGCAATCGATGGTGCCGAGCTATCTGGAACAGACCATGAAAGCCTTTTCAGGCAATCAGGACCAGATGCGCGAGTTGATGGATCAGGCTTTCGGTGCGAACGCCGCGCTGAAACCGTTCGAAGAGATCGCGCGGCAAAACATGGCGATGTTCGAAAACGCCATGAAGATGTTCAATCCCATGGCCGCGAGCGGCGGTGAGGGGACGAGCTACGGCGGCACGGCGAAATCCGCCCCACCTCAAGACGAAGGCGACATGGAAGAAATGCGCGCCCAACTCGACCAGCTGCAAAAGCAACTGAACGAATTGAGCAAGCGCAGTTAA
- a CDS encoding acetyl-CoA C-acetyltransferase: MTDIVIASAVRTPIGAFSGALSTVPAQQLGQIAITEALSRAGVSAEDVSEVIMGHVLTAGAGQNTARQAAVGAGIPVERTAYTINQVCGSGLRTVALGSQAIQCGDSSIVVAGGMENMSLSNHCTYLRSGTKMGPTELVDTMIKDGLWDAFNGYHMGTTAENVASKFQLSRDTQDAFAASSQQKAEAAQKAGKFKDEIVPVTVKGRKGDTIVDTDEYPRHGTTTETLAGLRPAFSKDGTVTAGNASGINDGAAAVVLMTAEEAQKRGIEPMATIKSWATSGVDPEIMGTGPIPASSAALEKAGWSVSDLDLIEANEAFAAQACAVNQSMGWDTAKVNVNGGAIALGHPIGASGTRVLVTLLHEMKRTDAKKGLATLCIGGGMGIAMCVERA, translated from the coding sequence ATGACCGACATCGTCATCGCCAGCGCCGTGCGCACGCCCATCGGGGCTTTTTCGGGGGCACTGTCCACCGTTCCGGCGCAACAGCTCGGCCAAATCGCCATTACCGAGGCTTTGAGCCGCGCGGGCGTCAGTGCCGAGGATGTCTCCGAAGTCATCATGGGCCATGTGCTCACCGCGGGCGCGGGACAGAACACCGCTCGTCAAGCCGCCGTCGGCGCGGGCATTCCGGTCGAACGCACCGCCTACACCATCAATCAGGTGTGCGGCTCCGGCCTGCGCACCGTGGCCTTGGGCAGCCAAGCCATTCAATGCGGCGACAGCTCCATCGTGGTCGCGGGCGGGATGGAAAACATGAGCCTGTCCAATCACTGCACCTATTTGCGCTCCGGCACCAAAATGGGCCCGACCGAATTGGTCGACACCATGATCAAGGACGGCCTGTGGGATGCCTTCAACGGCTACCACATGGGCACCACGGCGGAAAACGTCGCGTCCAAGTTCCAGCTCAGCCGCGACACCCAAGACGCGTTCGCCGCGAGCTCCCAGCAAAAAGCCGAAGCCGCGCAAAAGGCCGGTAAGTTCAAGGACGAAATCGTTCCCGTAACGGTCAAGGGCCGCAAGGGCGACACCATCGTCGACACCGACGAATATCCGCGCCACGGCACCACCACCGAAACCCTCGCCGGTCTGCGTCCGGCATTTTCCAAGGACGGCACCGTAACGGCAGGCAACGCATCGGGCATCAACGACGGCGCCGCCGCAGTGGTGCTGATGACGGCCGAAGAAGCGCAAAAGCGCGGCATCGAACCGATGGCGACCATCAAGTCCTGGGCGACCAGCGGCGTCGATCCGGAAATCATGGGCACCGGGCCGATCCCGGCCTCTAGCGCTGCGCTGGAAAAAGCCGGGTGGAGCGTTTCCGACCTCGACCTCATCGAAGCCAACGAAGCGTTTGCCGCCCAGGCGTGCGCGGTCAACCAATCCATGGGCTGGGATACGGCCAAGGTCAACGTCAATGGCGGCGCGATCGCTTTGGGCCACCCCATCGGCGCCAGCGGCACCCGTGTGCTGGTGACGTTGTTGCACGAAATGAAACGCACCGACGCCAAAAAAGGCCTCGCCACGCTGTGCATCGGCGGCGGCATGGGCATCGCCATGTGCGTCGAACGCGCCTAA
- the phbB gene encoding acetoacetyl-CoA reductase encodes MSRTALVTGGTRGIGAAVSIALKEAGYEVCASYAGNDEAAATFKELTGIRVQKFDVSDYDSCHAAILEIEGHLGPIDILVNNAGITRDAMLHKMSFEQWNEVINTNLNSLFNTTKNVIESMRERNFGRIINISSINGQKGQMGQTNYSAAKAGVIGFTKALAQEGARKGITVNCVAPGYVATEMVKAIPEDVLTTQILPQIPVGRLGEPAEIARCVTFLASEEAGFITGATITVNGGQYITT; translated from the coding sequence ATGTCCCGTACAGCACTCGTCACCGGCGGCACCCGCGGCATCGGCGCAGCCGTTTCCATCGCCCTCAAAGAAGCGGGCTATGAAGTCTGCGCGTCCTACGCCGGAAACGACGAAGCCGCCGCGACGTTCAAGGAACTGACCGGCATCCGCGTGCAGAAGTTCGATGTTTCCGACTACGACAGCTGCCACGCTGCCATCTTGGAAATCGAAGGCCATCTCGGCCCGATCGATATTTTGGTCAACAACGCCGGCATCACCCGCGACGCCATGTTGCATAAAATGTCGTTCGAGCAGTGGAACGAGGTCATCAACACCAACCTCAACTCCCTGTTCAACACCACCAAGAACGTGATCGAGAGCATGCGCGAACGCAATTTCGGACGCATCATCAACATCAGCTCGATCAACGGTCAAAAGGGCCAGATGGGCCAGACCAACTATTCCGCCGCCAAAGCCGGCGTGATCGGGTTCACCAAGGCGCTGGCCCAAGAAGGCGCGCGCAAGGGCATCACCGTGAACTGCGTCGCCCCCGGCTACGTCGCCACGGAAATGGTCAAGGCCATCCCCGAAGACGTTCTGACCACGCAAATCCTGCCGCAAATCCCTGTGGGCCGCTTGGGCGAACCGGCGGAGATCGCGCGCTGCGTGACCTTCCTGGCATCCGAAGAAGCTGGCTTTATCACCGGCGCGACCATCACCGTCAACGGCGGGCAATACATCACCACCTAA
- a CDS encoding transporter substrate-binding domain-containing protein yields MMTHNGICRAGFKRPLARGYSGVLALSFLLLVFLSPGRAWAESEITAAVTSNFPPYYTLNDKGQPEGFAIDIMNAIAKRSGFRVRYIIKNSWPEATKALQDGEVDVIPNAGITEQREAFAKFTPPVETFPVSIFVRTETQNIFGLRDLDGKTVAVVTNNVGYSLLKQRNNINLKVFDDKVNALFALTAGEVDALVYPEPVAMQIARKAKIDHRIHVVGMPLTEITRAIAVRKDAPELHATLSQAVAWFVRSPEYRAIYVKWFGTPTPYWTKQRIVWTILFVSAAFLLVIVIAAYFARLNRNLRLEVINRTQAEQRLQQTKQDLISAQEIARLGSWRLDIASGELWWSDEIYRIFGIPYDEFGASYEAFLDAIHPDDKAYVAQQYEGSMQGTFPYDIEHRIIRHDTAEVRWVHEKCEHIRNAQGEVIRSKGTVQDITERKLVSDRLTQELEARKIAEEKLQETLDQLEVRVEERTRDLSNEVIARQKSEAELRKLSRAVEQSSSVIYITDIDATIEYVNPKFSELLGYTPDEAIGRNAKLLQSGNTPTEVYQDMWQAILSGDEWRGELEDRTKSGEVFWAAVSISPVRDEHNAITHFIAMHENITARKNTEIAMANARQAAELANKAKTDLMANMSHELRTPLNAIIGFSETMKHSVFGPLGNAQYEEYAGFIHSSGTHLLQLINDILDVSAVEAGKLNLREEEVIVQDICAAAMQIISPKADEKCISLKPIDTPDLPMLMADPLRLKQIFINLLSNAVKFTPENGNISCDAHIDEQNKMVLTITDTGIGMDHDGLDKAMTKFGQVDSSLSRTHEGTGLGLPLTQGLVELHGGTMELESAIGKGTKVSLTFPAERVLTLEL; encoded by the coding sequence ATGATGACCCACAACGGCATTTGCCGCGCAGGCTTCAAAAGGCCATTGGCGCGAGGATACTCCGGCGTGCTTGCGCTGAGCTTTTTGCTTTTGGTTTTCCTGTCTCCAGGACGTGCATGGGCGGAATCCGAAATAACAGCCGCCGTCACAAGCAATTTCCCCCCCTATTATACACTTAACGACAAAGGTCAACCCGAAGGGTTCGCCATCGACATCATGAACGCCATCGCGAAACGCAGTGGCTTTCGGGTGCGATATATCATCAAAAACTCATGGCCCGAGGCCACCAAGGCCCTTCAGGACGGTGAAGTCGATGTGATCCCCAATGCCGGCATCACGGAGCAACGAGAAGCCTTTGCAAAATTCACCCCGCCCGTGGAGACCTTCCCCGTATCGATCTTCGTGCGCACGGAAACCCAGAATATTTTTGGCCTTCGGGATCTAGACGGTAAGACCGTCGCCGTTGTCACGAATAATGTGGGCTACTCCCTGCTCAAACAACGAAACAACATCAACCTCAAAGTCTTCGATGACAAGGTGAACGCCTTATTCGCCCTGACCGCGGGCGAGGTTGATGCGCTTGTCTATCCCGAACCCGTCGCCATGCAAATTGCGCGCAAGGCAAAGATCGACCATCGCATCCATGTCGTGGGCATGCCGCTCACGGAAATCACCCGCGCCATTGCGGTGAGAAAAGACGCCCCGGAACTCCATGCGACGCTTTCGCAAGCTGTGGCGTGGTTCGTCCGCTCGCCTGAATATCGAGCCATTTACGTCAAGTGGTTTGGCACACCGACGCCGTACTGGACGAAACAACGCATCGTTTGGACGATCCTCTTTGTCAGTGCAGCCTTTTTGCTCGTCATCGTCATCGCGGCGTATTTCGCCCGATTGAACAGGAACCTGCGCCTTGAGGTGATCAACCGCACCCAAGCCGAACAACGCCTGCAACAGACCAAGCAAGATCTCATCTCGGCGCAAGAGATCGCCCGTCTGGGCAGCTGGCGACTTGATATCGCAAGCGGCGAGCTATGGTGGTCGGATGAAATCTATCGCATTTTCGGCATCCCCTACGACGAGTTCGGTGCAAGTTACGAAGCCTTTCTGGATGCCATTCATCCTGACGACAAGGCTTATGTCGCTCAGCAATACGAAGGCAGCATGCAAGGGACATTCCCCTATGACATCGAACATCGCATCATCCGTCACGACACGGCAGAGGTGCGCTGGGTGCACGAAAAATGCGAACACATTCGCAACGCTCAAGGTGAAGTCATCCGCTCCAAAGGCACTGTGCAGGACATCACCGAACGTAAACTGGTGTCTGATCGTCTAACGCAAGAGCTTGAGGCCCGAAAAATTGCCGAAGAAAAACTGCAAGAAACGCTGGACCAACTGGAAGTGCGTGTCGAAGAACGCACCCGTGACCTGTCCAATGAAGTGATCGCACGGCAAAAAAGCGAAGCGGAATTGCGCAAACTGTCGCGAGCCGTCGAGCAAAGCTCCAGCGTCATCTACATCACCGACATTGATGCAACGATCGAGTATGTGAACCCGAAATTTTCGGAACTGCTCGGCTACACACCCGACGAGGCGATCGGACGGAACGCCAAGTTGCTGCAATCCGGCAACACCCCGACCGAAGTATATCAAGACATGTGGCAAGCCATTTTGTCCGGAGACGAATGGCGCGGTGAGTTGGAAGACCGCACAAAGAGCGGCGAGGTGTTTTGGGCTGCGGTTTCCATTTCCCCGGTGCGCGACGAGCACAACGCCATCACCCACTTTATCGCCATGCACGAAAACATCACCGCACGCAAAAACACCGAAATCGCCATGGCCAATGCGCGACAAGCCGCGGAACTTGCCAACAAGGCCAAGACCGACCTGATGGCCAACATGAGCCATGAGTTGCGCACACCGCTGAACGCCATCATCGGTTTTTCCGAAACGATGAAGCATTCCGTCTTCGGCCCGCTGGGCAATGCACAATACGAAGAATACGCCGGCTTCATCCATTCTTCCGGCACGCACCTTTTGCAGCTCATCAACGACATTTTGGATGTATCTGCGGTGGAAGCCGGCAAGCTCAACCTCCGGGAAGAGGAAGTCATCGTTCAAGACATCTGTGCCGCAGCGATGCAAATCATCAGCCCCAAAGCGGATGAAAAATGCATTTCCCTCAAACCCATCGACACGCCCGATTTGCCGATGTTGATGGCCGACCCGCTGCGCCTCAAACAGATCTTCATCAACCTTCTGTCCAACGCCGTCAAATTCACCCCCGAAAACGGTAACATTTCGTGCGATGCGCACATCGACGAACAAAACAAAATGGTTCTCACCATCACGGACACCGGCATCGGCATGGATCATGACGGCCTCGACAAAGCCATGACGAAATTTGGTCAAGTCGACAGTTCTCTTTCGCGTACGCACGAAGGAACCGGGCTCGGGCTGCCCTTGACACAAGGCCTTGTCGAATTGCACGGTGGCACCATGGAGTTGGAAAGCGCAATCGGCAAAGGCACCAAGGTCAGCCTCACCTTCCCCGCCGAAAGAGTCCTGACCCTGGAACTCTGA
- a CDS encoding glutathione S-transferase family protein — protein MSSEPIILHHYPQSPVTEKVRVVLGMKGLSWRSVMIPRLPPRPNLMPLTGGYRLTPVMQIGADIYCDTKCIIDEIERRVPTPTLFPSARPGLSWALGQWTDGPLFKDVVTVALVEMSPNMPPEFLADRGPLYFGQDFSLDGIKAKYANALANVRTQFAWIDDGVKAQNFLMGAQPGLADALAYYLVWFLRDRMADGETFLSQFENLIRWEQRIKAIGHGSPVELSDLDALDIAKNAQPQTPQLIDSADPLGLKAGDTIGVQPASGGPEVVGTLHSLTAERVTLVRNDDRAGTVAVHFPRLGYDVKPV, from the coding sequence GTGAGCAGCGAACCGATCATCCTCCACCACTATCCGCAATCGCCAGTGACGGAAAAGGTCCGCGTGGTGCTGGGCATGAAGGGCCTGAGTTGGCGCTCCGTGATGATCCCGCGCCTGCCGCCCAGGCCGAACTTGATGCCCTTGACCGGTGGTTATCGCCTCACCCCGGTGATGCAGATCGGCGCAGATATTTACTGCGACACCAAATGCATCATCGACGAGATCGAACGCCGCGTCCCCACGCCGACCTTGTTTCCCTCGGCTCGCCCTGGGCTGTCCTGGGCCTTGGGCCAATGGACCGATGGCCCACTGTTCAAGGACGTGGTCACCGTCGCGTTGGTCGAAATGAGCCCCAACATGCCGCCAGAATTTCTCGCCGACCGCGGGCCGCTGTATTTCGGCCAGGACTTTTCGCTCGACGGCATCAAAGCCAAATACGCAAATGCGCTCGCGAACGTGCGCACCCAGTTCGCCTGGATCGACGACGGGGTCAAAGCTCAAAATTTCCTGATGGGTGCGCAGCCCGGATTGGCCGATGCACTGGCCTATTACCTGGTGTGGTTTTTGCGCGACCGCATGGCCGACGGCGAAACGTTTTTAAGCCAATTTGAAAACCTGATCCGCTGGGAACAGCGCATCAAAGCCATCGGCCACGGTAGTCCTGTAGAATTGAGCGACCTCGACGCGCTGGATATCGCCAAGAACGCTCAGCCGCAAACGCCCCAACTCATAGACTCCGCCGATCCCCTGGGGCTCAAGGCGGGCGACACCATCGGCGTGCAGCCCGCAAGCGGCGGCCCCGAGGTCGTCGGTACGCTGCACAGCCTCACCGCCGAACGCGTCACCCTGGTGCGCAATGACGACCGCGCCGGAACCGTCGCCGTACACTTCCCGCGTTTGGGCTACGACGTGAAACCTGTCTAA
- a CDS encoding carbohydrate kinase family protein, translating to MSDGDPSNARTAAIAEINGVPERVLISLVRSQTIDLFAGGLSDGLRATLETLRGRAPDAVKVAVDAIRRTAAEDGYEVVLDAARGERLVISDSDAGPFKRTLGGGLCNLAKDLEIILDVLGDVGEGGEEDAAPKRPDIDYLTWADAADSFPGQMVAGTSRTSMIFRGDGFDKLILTERGPSYDSDAIDLWQTEKDFLGAGDDFIFVGQEPADSEKFDLIWQRKLKNKGLKVFWLVGGNQLKKLYTEYRHFLSIADVVSLNLAEAAQFFGFEPLRRKHKDAAELRVMYAREISRRVLEDGANHVVITDGAKGAALARKARGGRVEFVYSPLIQENAIEVDRSVQEDTGCGDSFAASIAAYYLMAGSSLKLNQAANFAHYIAGIIFQRARPNLTDKDRGFVEYALHKAESSGAFVGKHETFDRDECQIRPAPIPPRGPSRNVLVLLIGGNPGDPEHPRITGAGAALANLAGKCQDGSYSLSPLVRVVPRQITHSAAKGRPDMQAISAEDMTRLVDTGKFCKEIGDLENDSAVRHGVLKEDLSGFEGVYLLRVTLLETLEILSSEDFAELFGDIKFWHFPTEDVDERLVWNTKTWGVSREQSLEIIRQSLRDYVVQAQRPQFRFGRVRATTREDFEDEMTDQLILRLDALLAGVFRARS from the coding sequence ATGAGCGACGGCGATCCTTCAAATGCCCGCACAGCGGCCATCGCGGAAATCAACGGCGTGCCCGAGCGGGTGCTGATTTCCCTGGTGCGGTCGCAAACCATCGATTTGTTCGCGGGCGGGCTTTCGGACGGTTTGCGCGCGACCTTGGAAACCTTGCGCGGTCGCGCGCCCGACGCGGTCAAGGTCGCGGTCGACGCGATCCGCCGAACGGCGGCGGAAGATGGTTACGAGGTGGTTTTGGATGCGGCGCGCGGTGAACGTTTGGTGATATCGGATTCCGATGCGGGGCCGTTCAAGCGCACCTTGGGCGGCGGCTTGTGCAATTTGGCCAAGGATCTTGAAATCATCCTCGACGTGCTTGGCGATGTCGGCGAGGGGGGCGAAGAAGACGCAGCGCCGAAACGCCCTGACATCGACTATCTGACGTGGGCGGACGCCGCAGATTCGTTTCCCGGCCAGATGGTCGCGGGGACCTCGCGCACCTCGATGATTTTTCGCGGTGACGGTTTCGACAAGCTGATCTTGACCGAACGTGGTCCGTCTTATGATTCGGACGCCATCGATTTGTGGCAAACGGAAAAGGATTTCTTGGGCGCGGGCGACGATTTCATCTTCGTCGGCCAAGAGCCCGCGGATTCCGAAAAGTTTGATCTGATCTGGCAGCGTAAACTCAAGAACAAGGGTCTCAAGGTCTTTTGGCTGGTCGGCGGCAATCAGCTGAAAAAGCTCTACACCGAGTATCGTCACTTTCTGTCCATTGCCGATGTGGTCAGCCTCAACCTCGCCGAGGCGGCGCAGTTTTTCGGCTTCGAGCCGCTACGCCGCAAGCACAAGGACGCCGCCGAGCTGCGGGTCATGTACGCGCGCGAAATCAGCCGCCGGGTTTTGGAAGACGGCGCCAACCACGTCGTCATCACCGACGGCGCCAAGGGCGCGGCGTTGGCGCGCAAGGCCCGCGGCGGGCGGGTCGAATTCGTCTACTCGCCGTTGATCCAGGAAAACGCCATCGAGGTCGACCGCAGCGTTCAAGAAGACACCGGCTGCGGCGACAGCTTCGCCGCGTCCATCGCGGCCTATTACCTGATGGCGGGCTCAAGCCTGAAGCTAAACCAAGCGGCCAACTTCGCCCACTACATCGCGGGCATCATCTTCCAACGCGCCCGGCCAAATTTGACCGACAAGGATCGTGGCTTCGTCGAATACGCGCTGCACAAGGCCGAAAGCTCGGGCGCGTTCGTAGGTAAGCATGAAACGTTCGATCGCGACGAATGCCAAATCCGTCCCGCGCCGATCCCGCCGCGCGGGCCGAGCCGCAACGTCTTGGTGTTGTTGATCGGCGGCAATCCCGGCGACCCGGAACATCCGCGCATCACCGGCGCGGGTGCGGCGCTGGCCAATTTGGCGGGCAAATGCCAAGACGGTAGCTATAGCCTCAGCCCGCTGGTGCGCGTGGTGCCGCGCCAGATCACCCACTCTGCCGCCAAGGGGCGGCCCGACATGCAGGCGATCAGCGCCGAGGACATGACCCGCTTGGTCGACACCGGAAAGTTCTGCAAGGAAATCGGCGATCTGGAAAACGATTCCGCCGTGCGCCATGGGGTGTTGAAAGAAGATTTGAGCGGTTTCGAAGGCGTCTATCTGTTGCGTGTGACGTTGCTGGAAACGCTGGAAATTCTGTCGTCCGAAGACTTCGCAGAATTGTTCGGCGACATCAAGTTTTGGCACTTTCCGACCGAAGACGTGGACGAGCGCTTGGTGTGGAACACCAAGACCTGGGGCGTGTCGCGTGAACAAAGCCTGGAAATCATCCGCCAGTCGTTGCGCGATTACGTGGTTCAGGCGCAACGCCCGCAGTTTCGTTTCGGCCGCGTGCGCGCCACCACCCGCGAAGACTTCGAAGACGAAATGACCGATCAGTTGATCTTGCGTCTCGATGCCTTGCTGGCTGGGGTGTTTCGCGCCAGGTCTTAG
- a CDS encoding cupin domain-containing protein — MDGAFHGLTADEVIEILDLAPHPEGGHFKEIHRHDPGDGTRGAVTSIYFLLKAGESSHWHRVLDAEEIWCWHAGAALELQIHPAGGSRRTHILGLDLRAGQRPQAVVPINGWQAARALGDWTLVGCQVAPAFEFSSFELAPPGFDPGQI, encoded by the coding sequence ATGGACGGCGCGTTTCACGGTCTGACGGCGGATGAGGTGATCGAGATCTTGGATCTCGCTCCCCATCCCGAAGGCGGTCACTTCAAGGAAATCCATCGCCATGATCCCGGCGATGGAACACGCGGCGCGGTGACCTCCATTTACTTCCTGCTCAAGGCCGGGGAAAGCTCGCACTGGCACCGGGTCTTGGACGCGGAAGAAATCTGGTGCTGGCACGCGGGCGCGGCGTTGGAGTTGCAGATTCACCCTGCGGGCGGTTCGCGCCGAACCCACATTCTCGGCCTCGATCTGCGTGCCGGGCAGCGACCCCAAGCGGTGGTGCCGATCAACGGCTGGCAGGCCGCCCGCGCTTTGGGCGATTGGACCTTGGTCGGCTGCCAAGTCGCCCCGGCGTTTGAGTTTTCCAGTTTCGAATTGGCCCCGCCGGGGTTCGATCCGGGGCAGATCTGA
- a CDS encoding glutathione S-transferase N-terminal domain-containing protein has translation MKLYTSLTSPFGRKCRMVAHVAGIANRVEVTEIDYKAEAYRKLNPLGKVPALARDDDTVLIDSPLISAYLASLGDEAAVYPENPEARWQALCLEALADGITDAGILIFMENKRREEHRSQGWIDAQASKINHGLDAIDAVAGEFGDSTQIGILAVAAAVGWLEFRSVVPDIRTNRPHLSAWLDRVATEDFMTATAPPPDA, from the coding sequence ATGAAGCTGTATACGTCGCTGACCTCGCCGTTCGGGCGCAAGTGCCGCATGGTCGCGCATGTCGCGGGCATCGCAAACCGGGTCGAGGTCACCGAAATCGATTACAAGGCCGAGGCCTATCGCAAGCTCAATCCGCTCGGCAAGGTTCCGGCGTTGGCGCGGGACGACGACACGGTGTTGATCGATTCGCCGTTGATTTCCGCTTACCTCGCCAGCCTCGGCGACGAAGCGGCGGTGTATCCAGAAAACCCCGAAGCCCGCTGGCAGGCCTTGTGTCTGGAAGCGTTGGCCGACGGTATCACCGATGCGGGCATCTTGATCTTCATGGAAAACAAGCGCCGCGAAGAGCATCGATCGCAAGGCTGGATCGACGCTCAGGCGAGCAAGATCAATCACGGCCTCGACGCCATCGACGCGGTGGCGGGGGAATTCGGCGACAGCACCCAGATCGGTATCTTGGCGGTGGCGGCGGCGGTCGGCTGGCTGGAATTTCGCAGCGTCGTACCTGACATCCGCACAAACCGCCCACACCTGTCGGCATGGCTGGATCGGGTCGCCACCGAGGACTTTATGACCGCCACCGCGCCGCCGCCGGATGCGTGA